GCTGCCTCGACCAGCTCGGCCTAATTCTCCGAGTCAGTAGTGGTCTGTGGCCAGGAACGTGGTCGTCTAGAGCCAGAGGATTGGCCGTGCACTCCCTGTCGAGCTGTCATACCTTTGACCCACCAGTCCCTGCCTGCACACCACGTCCCTCCATAATACGAGCGATCCGGTCCAAGGCGGTTTTCAGTCTGTCCCGCTGTTGTTTCTGAGCCTGGGCGTGCTGCTTGCGCTTGAACTCTGTCGGGCTGTCCGAAGCCACGACCACGACCGTCCCTATGTCTGGTAAGTTCTCTCCACCAGAAATGGCCTGGAGACTGCACATTCATACCTTTCGGGCGCAGCTCGATCAGCCTTTCTCTCGTACTCAATATGGATGATCGTTTCCTCATTGCTGTCCGGCTAAGCAATGCAGATCGCTGTTTATCCTCGCTCATGATCAACAATGCTTCTGTTGTGCAGCTGCCAAGTTCGTCCCACTTCTTGTCTGACGATCTGAATATCAATTGCATAGGGCTGTTATGCAGAAGTTTCATTCGGGGGAGGTGTGGAGTTTATCTAGCCCTCCTCTCACGGAAGCATGCCTGCCTGTGCTTGCATACCGCTCTTTACTATTCTCATCAGATATCTCAATTAGCACAGCACCTGAGGCCTCGTACGCATTCCTTGCTAAGCTTTGATTGGGTCTGTTGTGCTCATCTGCCCTTATCGCATCTGGTATAGTGTAGTACAGGATGATATAGCCTCATCTATACAGGCCAGCTCTCTTTATCTTGGCTTCATTTGAAGGTTATGCAGCTGCCAATGTCTAGTCCAATCTACCTAATTCTGAATATCACAAGCacgccatcttctccccaCTACGAATACATTCCGGCTCTCGAACTTTGAATCCATCCACCAATAAACAATTTTAGATCACTCGGCCCCAACGCATAAACACAATTGAGCTGCAAATAACGCAATCCACGCTCTCTTGGCATCGGAGCTCTTGACAGCAATATAACAATCGATACCACCTGGACAGAGACTCATTTCCGGGAAGTGGGCTCATCTCTGCCAAGCGAGCTGCTCGGTTTGAGTAGTACTGGTCGCTGATTAGACTGTTCAGCAGGGATGCCTGCCACGTGCGCAATATGAAGCTTTCATTGGAGAGCCTGAAACCACGATGCCATGTTCTGCTTGATACCTCTCTATTATTGGAGTCTTCACCTGTCAGTTCATTTCCCCGTATCCTTAATGGGGCCAGGTTGCGCTAATGAGGCAAGCAGCGCTGGTAAGCCAAACTCCTTCTATCTAGGGTTTTATATCTAGGGTTGTTCCATTTTATGCCACCAAGACCTACGGAGTACGCAGATAGAAACTCTAGCTCTAAAcaattaataaatatctttatttgACTCGTCAGTCTTGTACTGTCTATCCAAGCGTGTACTAGACCCCATCAAGAAACATATGCAGAGCCACTATAGCGTAGTCCTCTTCATTCTCAACCTGCAAGTCTTCCACATAGTCATAGTGATCCCTGAAAAAGCACAGCCTCGCAAAACTCGTACACTGGCCCTCCGTCGGCTTTTTCACTTTCCACCGCCTGATATCCAGTCTCTCACCACGGAACAACACCTCCATGGCATGTTGGTCAATTTTGCCTTTCATTGGGAAATCAACCATATACCAGAACGTCACATTCCCATATAGGGTCTTCGGGCTGATGGCCCGGTAGACCTTTATATCTTTCCCCAGTGACTCGTGGAAATCTGCCTCTACTTCTTCGGCCAGATCCTCGGCGGTGCGTGGGTTAGCCGGGTCCATCCGGGTCTGGAAGTAGAATATCACTGGGTAGAAGTCTGGATCATCGCGGATGAGGTGCTCTGCATAAATCCTGTTGGCTCTGTTCCTGTTAATCGAGTCGAACAAGTGGCTGCATTGCGGGCAGAAGTTGTTGATGGATGTGCAGGTTGCCattttggtttcttttcttgttttcttatgtggccatggccttgggcCTGGTTTATATGTATAGGAAAACAAAGGACAATCGATAAGGGCCTTGTTCTAtgttctttcttctcttcatgCACTTACAATACAAAGAATCCGACATGCAGCCTTTGTTACTTCAATCATCTCGCATTTACTTGTGCAGGCATTTACCATTCATGATTAACAATGTAGTTATTACTACAATCCATGGACTGCCAATcaataatactaaattatgTTAGTTGTCGGATCCGCCCGGCGGCTCCGATAGCGGAACCGCCACACCAAAATTAATCTCATTCCTCTCTACTCCATACTATTCAAAAGAATCAAACCTCAATATATATCTTCAACTCCGATCAAAATGCCCAATCCACCAACCCTAGTATTCATCCCCGGCTCGTGGCACAAACCCACCTGCTACAACAAAATCACAACACCCCTGCAAGACCAGCACCACCTAAAATGCATCGCAATCACCCTCCCCTCAACAACAGGAACCCCGGCCGCAACATTCAAAGACGACATCGACGCCGCCCGCGCCGCCATCTCATCCGAAACAACCCAGGGCCGCAACGTCATCGTGATTGCCCATTCCTACGGAGGTATGGTCGGGAATAGCGCGATCAAGGGGTTCACTCTCCCAAAGGACCCAAGCCACGCAGACCCTAATCACGGACACGTCATCGGCCTTATTCTTATAGCGTCAGGGTTCACATTCACAGGGCTAGCCTTCATGGACCCCTTTTTCGGCCACCCGCCGCCCTTCTGGCGTGTAAATGCCGCGACGGGTTTCGCGGAGATCACAGCGGACCCGCGCGAGCTCTTCTACCATGACCTCCCAATTGAAGAGGGGCAGTACTGGGTCTCGCAGCTCACGACCCAGAGTCTGAAGTCTCTCTTCGAGGGCGGGGAGTACTCGTATTCGGGCTGGCTGGATGTGCCGGTTTGGTATATTGGGACGAGCGAGGATCGTGGCTTACCTGTTGTTGTGCAGCGGATgcagatggggatggggagggcgATGGGTGCGGATGTGGTGCATAGGGAGCTGGGGACGAGTCATTCGCCGTTTTTGAGTCGGCCGCGGGAAACGCTGGGGATTGTGttggaggctgttgaggcgttTTGTATGagggctggaggagttgagttggtggtgggtgggCGGGTTGGAAATGGTGATGCCGTCATGGTTGTAGAGGCCTCGCTCTGGCAGCCTGGGACGTGGTTTAGATATGGAATACCGCTGGTTCTGGGCAATGTAATAGGGAAATGTGTTCTCCTGTTTACCTGGGGAAGGAGATTATGGAGATCTAGGTCGTGATTGATAGACCATAAACTACACTCCCCACTCTAAATAAACACATATGGTCCTTATATCCCCACTTGTAGTTCAAATTATATCCCTTGTGTCGAACCTGGAGATAATGCAAATCCTTTCgttattagttatttatgCAATGCATATCTACTGTTTGCAGGGCGTTTATGCCAGCCCAACGATCGTATGACTGGTGGGAAATTATATTCTGCCTGAGACATCAATTTGGGCAGCCAGTCTACAAACAAtagtttaaaataaatatatatatattacgAATGAAGCCATAAGTTCATATGATTAAACAATTCTAGGCATATCAAATGTTAGCTAAGCTACACACACGGCGACTAATCCACCCAGCTGCTCAAATACAGACAGGCAGGGAGCCCAACCcaagaagagaggagagagagaagggagacTGAAGACAAACATTTCCCAGTAAGGTATAAAGCGAAATGCCAGTCCCATCAAGCAAAACGAGACAAGACGAAGGAAGGCACACCACCAGAACCCGGACGTGTCTACACATCATCCTCGGAGATCTTCTCAGTAACATGCCCGTCCTGCTGCACAACAACCTTGTCGCGATGCTTGGATGCCTTGACCGGGTTTGGCTGTTGGTAGAGGTActcgagttcctcgagcGTACGGCCTTGGGATTCGACACTGGCATCATTAGCAAACTCAATGTGCAGATGGGCTGTAAATGGACATACCCGAAGAAATACCAGAACACAGATTCGATAACGTCCCAGCCTACGAAGATCCAGAAGTAGTTTGTGCTGATATTCTCGAGTGCGATGGGCGAGGCGAACTGCgagatgaagctggtgcCGCTGACGAGGAAGCCTGACAGCGCGAGACCCTTTGCACGGGTCGTAGTCTCTAGGGCTTCAGCGGGGACAACGCCCTGGAGAGGGGTATATGTGAACGAGAAGACGACCTGGAAGAGATAGTAAAAGCTGAGAGCTGTGCGGCCGAGCGTTGGGTCGACGGCGCCGGCCTCGCGCTGGGGGATCATGGGCTGGGAGACGCCGGCGTTGACGGCCATGCAGAGAGCGCAGCCTGTAAATATTAGTCAGTTTAGGGCTCACGAATTATTAGTCTTTAAGGGGAGCGTACCAAGTGTTCCCCAAACAAGCACTGTTCGGCGGGGCATCCTGTCACAGAAGTAGACCGCAGTCAGAGCAGCGATAGCGCCCACAATCGAGTTGACAAGGTTAAGCAGGAGCTGCATGGAACTGGATGTGTATCCGAGGGTCTCGTAAATAGCAGGGTTGAAATATCCAAGACCGTTCCCTGACCATTGACCAAAAATCGAGATCATGATGACTTGCGCGAACCGCCAGCGGCCGCTgtgggagaagaggaagggtCGGTCTATCAAAGTTAGTAGATACTCGTTTATATAGGATGGAAGACGTACAGTCCCACCAGGTCTTGTCGATGCCGTCTACGCGAATaccctccttcatctcctcgacctccaGACGCACCAGGCGTGCATTGGGGTCGCCATTGCCGTGGTACTTGGccaggatggagatggcctcctcgtcgcggcCTTGGGACATGAGCCAGCGGGGAGATTCAGGGATGAACCAGACGGAGACGATCACGATACAGGAAGCAAAGCACTGCAGGATGAAGGGCACGCGCCATTGCCAGTTGTTATCGATGAAGTTGCACCCGTAGGTGACGACCGCTGCTGGGATAGAGCCACCGAACCAGCCGCAGTTGTAGAAGCCTAGAGAGTCAGTGATATTCACGGAAATAGCATGGAAGACCGTACCAACTGCACGTCCACGCCAGTGGGGAGGCGAGATCTCAGCTGCGTAGGCCGGCGCAGACACGACCATGATCTGGATACCGAAACCAAGCACGAAGCGACCGACGATAAAGTGAGCCA
The nucleotide sequence above comes from Aspergillus puulaauensis MK2 DNA, chromosome 3, nearly complete sequence. Encoded proteins:
- a CDS encoding uncharacterized protein (InterPro:IPR011598,IPR036638;~PFAM:PF00010;~go_function: GO:0046983 - protein dimerization activity [Evidence IEA]) — encoded protein: MKLLHNSPMQLIFRSSDKKWDELGSCTTEALLIMSEDKQRSALLSRTAMRKRSSILSTRERLIELRPKGTVVVVASDSPTEFKRKQHAQAQKQQRDRLKTALDRIARIMEGRGVQAGTGGSKAELVEAAVKYIQSLQGEIEQLRVALGTRQADWEGPT
- a CDS encoding alpha/beta hydrolase (COG:S;~EggNog:ENOG410Q2PM;~InterPro:IPR000073,IPR029058;~PFAM:PF12697;~TransMembrane:1 (o289-311i)), which translates into the protein MPNPPTLVFIPGSWHKPTCYNKITTPLQDQHHLKCIAITLPSTTGTPAATFKDDIDAARAAISSETTQGRNVIVIAHSYGGMVGNSAIKGFTLPKDPSHADPNHGHVIGLILIASGFTFTGLAFMDPFFGHPPPFWRVNAATGFAEITADPRELFYHDLPIEEGQYWVSQLTTQSLKSLFEGGEYSYSGWLDVPVWYIGTSEDRGLPVVVQRMQMGMGRAMGADVVHRELGTSHSPFLSRPRETLGIVLEAVEAFCMRAGGVELVVGGRVGNGDAVMVVEASLWQPGTWFRYGIPLVLGNVIGKCVLLFTWGRRLWRSRS
- a CDS encoding putative MFS lactose permease (COG:G;~EggNog:ENOG410PICY;~InterPro:IPR005829,IPR005828,IPR003663,IPR036259, IPR020846;~PFAM:PF00083,PF07690;~TransMembrane:12 (i60-78o105-126i138-157o163-182i194-214o226-245i313-332o352-372i381-404o424-444i456-478o484-503i);~go_component: GO:0016020 - membrane [Evidence IEA];~go_component: GO:0016021 - integral component of membrane [Evidence IEA];~go_function: GO:0022857 - transmembrane transporter activity [Evidence IEA];~go_process: GO:0055085 - transmembrane transport [Evidence IEA]); amino-acid sequence: MEKGKSDEKHGVSVTEGANVAVLSGMTADKPGATTKVVYNADLYAAINETQIEKWSKTSIHLYFCIFVAFCCACANGYDGSLMGSVFAMSHYQNTFHTGKTGEKVSVVTSLYTVGSMVATPISAVISDRFGRRKCMFAGGWVIVIGSIVIATANTLAHFIVGRFVLGFGIQIMVVSAPAYAAEISPPHWRGRAVGFYNCGWFGGSIPAAVVTYGCNFIDNNWQWRVPFILQCFASCIVIVSVWFIPESPRWLMSQGRDEEAISILAKYHGNGDPNARLVRLEVEEMKEGIRVDGIDKTWWDYRPFLFSHSGRWRFAQVIMISIFGQWSGNGLGYFNPAIYETLGYTSSSMQLLLNLVNSIVGAIAALTAVYFCDRMPRRTVLVWGTLGCALCMAVNAGVSQPMIPQREAGAVDPTLGRTALSFYYLFQVVFSFTYTPLQGVVPAEALETTTRAKGLALSGFLVSGTSFISQFASPIALENISTNYFWIFVGWDVIESVFWYFFGVESQGRTLEELEYLYQQPNPVKASKHRDKVVVQQDGHVTEKISEDDV